A DNA window from Hoplias malabaricus isolate fHopMal1 chromosome 5, fHopMal1.hap1, whole genome shotgun sequence contains the following coding sequences:
- the LOC136697798 gene encoding transcription factor HES-5-like: MAPSAFQQRNEKVRLRKPEVEKIRRDRINNSIEQLRLLLKDQLKSRQPTSKLEKADILEMAVTYLKSKTPEQSFADGFARCLEETASFLSANNNLAANKPAVTRHCSPKKRSGGVKSVSKHEKCIPNVNKCTGNTPLWRPW; encoded by the exons ATGGCGCCCAGCGCGTTTCAGCAAAGAAACGAGAAAGTCAGA ttAAGGAAACCAGAGGTGGAGAAAATCCGCAGAGACCGCATCAACAACAGCATTGAGCAACTCAGACTGCTTCTGAAAGATCAACTGAAGTCCAGGCAACCAACCTCCAAACTGGAAAAGGCTGATATTCTAGAGATGGCTGTCACTTATTTGAAAAGCAAAACACCTGAACAGAGCTTCGCAGATGGATTTGCTCGCTGTTTAGAAGAGACCGCCTCTTTCCTCTCTGCTAATAACAACCTGGCAGCAAACAAACCAGCCGTAACAAGACATTGTAGCCCCAAAAAGCGCAGTGGGGGGGTCAAGAGTGTCTCAAAGCATGAAAAGTGCATTcctaatgtaaataaatgcacaGGCAACACCCCGCTTTGGAGACCGTGGTGA